A window from Theobroma cacao cultivar B97-61/B2 chromosome 3, Criollo_cocoa_genome_V2, whole genome shotgun sequence encodes these proteins:
- the LOC18604583 gene encoding protein NRT1/ PTR FAMILY 2.11 codes for MEKNDKEAMETNQKTVTTDHEPEINYRGWKAMPFIIGNETFEKLGAIGTLSNLLIYLTTVFHLKSITAATMINVFNGTTNFGTLLGAFFCDTYFGRYKTLGFATVASFVGLLAIQLTAAIPELHPHRCAAQGNTDCRGPTAGQMAFLLTGLGLIIVGAGGVRPCNLAFGADQFNPKTESGKRGINSFFNWYFFTFTFAQMVSLTLIVYIQSNVSWAIGLGIPAILMLIACAVYFVGSKIYVKVKATGSPLTSVAQVILVAIKKRQLKLLEQPWLSLFKYTPPKSINSKLPYTDQFKFLDKAAIMTPQDQINPDGSPADPWRLCSMQQVEEVKCLLRVLPIWASQIIYFVAIVQQQTYAVFQAVQSDRRLGNSNFKIPAATYVVFLMLSLTCFIPIYDRVIVPFLRRVRGKEGGITILQRIGIGMFLSVITMLVSAVVEEHRRTIALTQPTLGVAPRKGAISSMSASWLIPQFTLGGLTEAFASIGLVEFYYKQFPENMRSIAGSLFYCGLAGSSYFSSLLILIVHSATKGASTGNWLPEDLNKGRLDYFYYTIACLGVLNLGYFLLCARWYKYKGNEDSLELELEVNGEKSQSDKSFV; via the exons ATGGAGAAGAATGACAAAGAAGCAATGGAGACGAACCAGAAAACAGTCACAACTGATCATGAGCCTGAAATCAACTACAGAGGATGGAAAGCCATGCCATTTATCATAG GGAATGAAACTTTTGAGAAGTTGGGAGCCATTGGTACCTTATCCAACCTGTTGATCTACCTCACCACTGTCTTCCACTTGAAGAGCATTACAGCTGCAACTATGATCAATGTCTTCAATGGCACCACAAACTTTGGAACTCTGCTCGGTGCTTTTTTCTGTGACACTTACTTTGGTCGCTATAAGACCCTGGGATTCGCTACAGTTGCCTCTTTCGTG GGACTGCTAGCAATACAACTAACAGCAGCTATCCCAGAGTTGCATCCTCACCGCTGTGCAGCACAAGGGAACACCGACTGCAGAGGGCCAACAGCAGGGCAAATGGCATTTCTGCTTACTGGGTTAGGACTAATAATTGTCGGAGCTGGCGGTGTTCGACCATGCAACCTGGCATTTGGGGCGGATCAATTCAATCCTAAAACAGAATCTGGAAAGAGAGGAATCAATAGCTTCTTCAATTGGTATTTCTTCACCTTCACTTTCGCGCAGATGGTATCCTTAACCCTCATCGTATACATTCAATCAAACGTGAGTTGGGCTATTGGCCTCGGAATTCCAGCAATTCTGATGCTTATAGCTTGTGCAGTCTATTTCGTCGGTTCAAAAATATATGTCAAAGTAAAAGCCACTGGTAGTCCACTGACCAGTGTAGCACAAGTAATACTGGTAGCAATCAAAAAAAGGCAATTAAAACTACTGGAGCAACCTTGGCTCTCCCTTTTCAAGTATACTCCTCCCAAGTCCATCAACTCCAAGCTTCCCTACACTGATCAATTCAA ATTCTTGGACAAAGCAGCAATTATGACACCCCAAGACCAAATAAACCCTGACGGATCACCAGCTGATCCATGGAGACTTTGCAGCATGCAGCAAGTAGAAGAAGTGAAATGCCTGTTGAGAGTGCTTCCTATATGGGCATCACAAATCATCTATTTTGTTGCCATTGTTCAACAACAGACCTATGCTGTCTTCCAAGCCGTTCAATCTGATAGACGCCTTGGAAACAGCAACTTCAAGATCCCAGCTGCAACCTATGTTGTCTTCTTGATGCTCAGCTTGACCTGCTTCATACCTATATATGATCGAGTTATTGTCCCATTTCTTCGTAGAGTCAGGGGAAAAGAAGGGGGTATTACAATCCTCCAGAGGATTGGCATAGGGATGTTTCTCTCGGTAATCACCATGCTTGTATCTGCGGTTGTTGAAGAACATCGAAGAACTATAGCTCTCACTCAACCAACTCTAGGAGTTGCACCAAGAAAAGGAGCCATTTCATCTATGTCAGCCTCATGGTTGATCCCTCAATTCACCCTTGGTGGACTGACAGAAGCATTTGCGTCCATTGGCCTAGTTGAATTCTACTACAAGCAGTTCCCGGAGAACATGAGAAGCATTGCAGGGTCCCTATTCTATTGTGGCTTGGCAGGTTCAAGTTATTTTAGTAGCTTATTGATCTTAATAGTTCACAGTGCGACTAAGGGGGCTTCCACTGGAAATTGGTTACCAGAGGATCTTAACAAGGGAAGATTGGACTACTTCTATTATACGATTGCTTGCTTAGGAGTCTTAAATCTGGGCTACTTTTTATTATGCGCAAGATGGTATAAATACAAAGGAAACGAAGACAGCCTTGAGCTTGAACTTGAAGTTAATGGCGAGAAAAGCCAATCTGATAAATCATTCGTATGA